A genomic region of Candidatus Stoquefichus sp. SB1 contains the following coding sequences:
- a CDS encoding GGDEF domain-containing protein produces the protein MDQNRDVSPFELFKYMPGGFLIYSAYHNEDILFVNDYIIKLYGCCHEKEFMELVHGSFKGMVHPDDLDHVESEIKQQVENSLEGYDYVEYRIIQKNGQVRWVDDYGRLIHQANGEDVFYVFIVDSTEKKQLQYELKRRNDQQQVLIDMAKDVVFDVSYHDKTIDIYGKFEERFGRKPCLDDFQKLLGQHIIDEQYQIHMHQVQLDYQNFDSDTDEIYIRNHRNENIWSQCQLAKFYDDNAQNSRIVGRLLDTHYQILKQKHYQRDAQRDPLTGIYNRRMARGQIDSLLAQMDETQECLLAIFDIDDFKEINDTYGHPIGDSVLKYVAYGLMEFHGEHNVYSRIGGDEFLLFIPDVQDKKEILTRIERLTLIEPDQQNYLIKSIPRVTISIGVVCQKGNRYNCDVLYYLADKALYGTKKDCKGTMRIYNEKEMG, from the coding sequence ATGGACCAAAATAGAGATGTTTCTCCTTTTGAACTCTTCAAGTATATGCCTGGAGGTTTTTTGATTTATAGTGCTTATCATAATGAAGACATTCTTTTTGTTAATGATTATATTATTAAATTATATGGTTGTTGTCATGAAAAGGAATTTATGGAACTTGTTCATGGTTCATTTAAAGGAATGGTTCATCCAGATGATCTTGATCATGTTGAAAGTGAAATTAAGCAACAAGTTGAAAATTCTTTAGAAGGATATGATTATGTTGAATATCGAATTATTCAAAAGAATGGACAAGTGAGATGGGTTGATGATTATGGACGATTAATTCATCAAGCCAATGGCGAAGATGTGTTTTATGTTTTTATTGTAGATTCTACTGAAAAAAAGCAATTGCAGTATGAATTAAAAAGACGTAATGATCAACAGCAAGTTCTTATTGATATGGCGAAAGATGTTGTTTTTGATGTGTCTTATCATGATAAAACAATTGATATTTATGGGAAGTTTGAAGAACGTTTTGGACGCAAACCTTGTCTTGATGATTTTCAAAAATTATTAGGTCAACATATTATTGATGAACAATATCAGATTCATATGCATCAAGTACAACTTGATTATCAAAATTTTGATTCAGACACAGATGAAATTTATATTCGTAATCATAGAAATGAGAATATATGGTCACAGTGTCAACTGGCTAAGTTTTATGATGATAATGCTCAAAACAGTCGCATAGTTGGTAGACTTTTAGATACTCATTATCAAATTCTTAAACAAAAGCATTATCAGCGAGATGCTCAACGGGATCCTTTGACAGGAATATATAATCGACGTATGGCACGCGGACAGATTGATTCTTTATTAGCACAAATGGATGAGACGCAAGAGTGCTTATTGGCTATTTTTGATATTGATGATTTTAAAGAAATAAATGATACTTATGGACATCCTATTGGCGATAGTGTTTTGAAATATGTTGCCTATGGGTTAATGGAGTTTCATGGCGAACATAATGTTTATTCACGTATTGGTGGCGATGAGTTTTTATTATTTATCCCTGATGTTCAAGACAAAAAAGAAATTCTCACAAGAATAGAGCGTTTAACTTTGATTGAACCCGATCAACAAAATTATTTGATAAAAAGTATCCCTAGAGTGACAATTTCTATTGGTGTCGTATGTCAAAAGGGAAATCGTTACAATTGTGATGTACTTTATTATTTGGCTGATAAGGCATTATATGGAACCAAAAAAGATTGTAAAGGAACAATGCGTATATATAATGAAAAAGAAATGGGATGA
- a CDS encoding oligosaccharide flippase family protein, whose translation MKRKLINSFIILSGSTLITKVFSVFNRMMLARLLDEQGMALYILVIPTLSLCITLAQFSIPSAVFRLISNPKYNNKKVIISAIMICFTSCFIIICGIIFFAKIIAVNFLKQDQAYLPLLTMIPFIPLVGISGIIKNYYLGKEDVWTLSVAQLLEEVSRIVFTYIMIRSFSYLPITYLVSIAIAAMSIGELTSILYLYLHLHRKVNVSYHPIEYLQEHFILKDMMNIALPLTGSRILHSCYNFIEPIVLVTILTRLQMNETDIHLQYAIISGYVISLLVTPTFFNNVVLRLLLPILNKDIAYRKYHDLRKHVIYGIVVCFLISLPFTLLFYFFGDVCLLFMYNTKNGYEYLKYMAIPFTLFYLQTPLSATLQALNKNKEMFVMSTLEVIIEFVCLLILTPRYHVLSVAMVMLIGLFTTLVLSAFYVYMAIYSKRSIEKEMR comes from the coding sequence ATGAAAAGAAAATTGATTAATTCATTTATCATCTTAAGTGGTAGTACCCTCATAACCAAGGTGTTCTCTGTTTTTAATAGAATGATGCTGGCAAGATTACTTGATGAACAAGGAATGGCATTATATATTTTAGTTATACCAACACTTTCTTTATGCATTACGCTTGCTCAGTTTTCCATTCCATCTGCTGTCTTTCGATTGATTTCTAATCCTAAATATAACAATAAAAAAGTTATCATTTCAGCTATTATGATTTGTTTTACCTCATGTTTTATCATTATTTGCGGTATTATCTTTTTTGCAAAAATCATTGCCGTTAATTTTTTAAAACAAGACCAAGCTTATCTCCCCTTATTAACTATGATTCCTTTTATTCCGCTTGTAGGAATCAGTGGTATCATTAAAAATTATTATTTAGGAAAAGAAGATGTTTGGACTTTATCAGTCGCTCAACTGCTTGAAGAAGTATCACGCATTGTATTTACTTATATCATGATTCGTTCATTTTCCTATTTACCAATCACTTATTTAGTTTCAATTGCGATTGCTGCTATGAGTATTGGAGAATTGACTTCGATTCTGTATTTATATTTACATCTCCATCGTAAGGTCAATGTCAGTTATCATCCAATCGAATATTTACAAGAGCATTTTATCTTAAAAGATATGATGAATATTGCCTTACCATTAACAGGTTCACGTATTCTTCATTCATGTTACAATTTTATTGAACCAATTGTCCTTGTCACCATCTTAACACGATTACAAATGAATGAAACAGATATTCATTTACAATATGCAATTATCAGTGGTTATGTCATTTCATTACTGGTCACACCAACCTTCTTTAATAATGTTGTTTTAAGATTATTATTACCAATTCTTAACAAAGATATCGCTTATCGAAAATATCATGATTTAAGAAAACATGTTATTTATGGGATTGTTGTTTGTTTTTTAATCAGTCTTCCATTCACTTTATTATTTTATTTCTTTGGAGATGTTTGTCTCTTATTTATGTATAATACCAAAAATGGGTATGAATATTTAAAATATATGGCTATTCCTTTTACTCTCTTCTATCTTCAAACACCATTAAGTGCCACTTTACAAGCACTCAATAAAAATAAAGAAATGTTTGTCATGAGTACATTAGAAGTCATTATTGAATTTGTCTGTTTACTTATCTTAACACCACGCTATCATGTTTTAAGTGTTGCTATGGTTATGTTAATAGGCTTATTTACGACGCTTGTTCTTTCTGCTTTTTATGTATATATGGCAATCTATTCAAAACGTTCTATAGAAAAAGAAATGCGATAA
- a CDS encoding post-transcriptional regulator, which yields MEINLKNNLPLDILFLIRIKANEFKTEGVQDINAQDIKEYLYQIKWKNTETLSMCDVINDIMSLRFSEVFDYLKLKVIKEASSMKIDDFSELIAK from the coding sequence ATGGAAATCAATCTCAAGAATAACTTACCATTAGATATTCTTTTTTTAATTCGAATAAAGGCTAATGAGTTTAAAACAGAAGGTGTACAGGATATTAATGCTCAAGATATTAAAGAGTATTTATATCAAATTAAATGGAAAAATACAGAAACTCTCTCAATGTGTGATGTCATTAATGATATTATGTCATTGCGTTTTTCTGAGGTTTTTGATTATTTGAAATTAAAAGTGATTAAAGAAGCTTCATCTATGAAAATAGATGATTTTAGTGAATTGATTGCTAAATAA
- the recJ gene encoding single-stranded-DNA-specific exonuclease RecJ, whose amino-acid sequence MEYKTIEAKNYQMIQEQYHVNSLLAKIIDSHGYDQETLQTFLNPRLIYHDFSLFEEADMTLERIHEAIENEEKICIYGDYDCDGILATTILVQAFLELGIQVGYHIPNRFDDGYGLNVERVQQMAKRGYTLIITVDNGVKAFDAVECANELGIDVIITDHHQFDADLPDACTFIHTKLSPSYPFKEISGGFVAYKLASALLKRQDKYLYCLAAITTISDMMPLLDENRSLVKKALTFMKAEKYTSLELLLGDQQSYSTTTIGFTIAPKINSFGRLPELCNPNILVKYFLKDAALELMMKVSQLATQINSKRQALTNEQYAMASQNMNEQFLYWASEDVHEGLVGLIAGKYTRQYERPSFVMHYDKKAGIYKGSARSVDGFSLHEFFTAHSEQFITYGGHSLAGGFSVDEQHYESVYHCIEENLKDVSLHSSMPVLLIDENDLSIENIESLSILEPFGMCNEEPVYLLKNAPINKLYQLSGGKHLKLDILFANVKLSALYFQHGELYQQLLNQKTVNLIGTLSINEFRNQKSINFIIKDMI is encoded by the coding sequence ATGGAATATAAAACAATTGAAGCAAAAAACTATCAAATGATTCAAGAACAATATCATGTGAATTCATTATTAGCAAAAATTATTGATAGTCATGGCTATGATCAAGAAACCTTACAAACATTTTTAAATCCCCGTTTAATTTATCATGATTTTTCTTTGTTTGAAGAAGCAGATATGACTTTAGAACGTATTCATGAAGCCATTGAAAATGAAGAGAAGATTTGTATCTATGGCGATTATGATTGTGATGGCATACTAGCAACAACAATTTTAGTACAGGCCTTTTTAGAATTAGGCATACAAGTAGGCTATCATATTCCTAATCGTTTTGATGATGGTTATGGTTTAAATGTTGAACGTGTTCAGCAGATGGCAAAGAGAGGTTATACCTTAATTATTACGGTTGATAATGGTGTCAAAGCTTTTGATGCAGTAGAGTGTGCCAATGAATTAGGCATAGATGTTATTATTACAGATCATCATCAATTTGATGCTGATTTGCCTGATGCCTGTACTTTTATTCATACTAAACTTTCTCCTTCTTATCCATTTAAAGAGATTTCAGGTGGATTTGTAGCATATAAATTAGCCAGTGCATTGTTGAAAAGACAAGATAAATATTTGTATTGTCTAGCGGCGATTACAACTATTTCTGATATGATGCCATTATTAGATGAAAATCGTTCTTTGGTAAAAAAGGCTTTGACTTTTATGAAAGCAGAAAAATATACATCATTGGAATTATTGTTAGGTGATCAGCAAAGTTATAGCACAACAACAATTGGCTTTACAATTGCACCAAAAATCAATTCATTTGGACGATTACCAGAATTATGTAATCCCAATATTTTGGTGAAATATTTTTTAAAGGATGCAGCTTTAGAACTGATGATGAAAGTGTCACAATTAGCTACTCAAATTAACAGTAAACGTCAGGCATTAACTAATGAACAGTATGCTATGGCTAGTCAAAATATGAATGAACAGTTCTTGTATTGGGCAAGTGAAGATGTTCATGAAGGATTAGTAGGATTAATTGCAGGTAAATATACAAGACAATATGAACGTCCAAGTTTTGTTATGCATTATGATAAAAAAGCTGGAATTTATAAAGGAAGTGCAAGAAGTGTTGATGGTTTTTCACTGCATGAATTTTTTACGGCTCACAGTGAACAGTTCATTACTTATGGCGGTCATTCTTTAGCAGGTGGTTTTAGTGTTGATGAGCAACATTATGAATCTGTTTATCATTGTATTGAAGAGAATTTAAAAGATGTTTCATTGCATTCTTCAATGCCTGTTTTACTTATTGATGAAAATGATTTGAGTATTGAAAATATTGAATCTTTATCAATTTTAGAACCATTTGGTATGTGTAATGAAGAACCTGTTTATTTGTTAAAAAATGCGCCTATTAATAAGCTTTATCAGTTAAGCGGAGGGAAACATCTTAAATTAGATATTCTTTTTGCTAATGTTAAATTATCTGCTTTATATTTTCAACATGGTGAACTTTATCAGCAACTTTTGAATCAAAAGACAGTCAATTTAATTGGAACTTTAAGTATTAATGAATTTAGAAATCAAAAAAGTATTAATTTTATTATTAAAGATATGATATAG
- a CDS encoding adenine phosphoribosyltransferase, which yields MDLKKYIADIPDFPEPGVLFRDVTPLLADATAYKESIRLLVDFAKDKNIDVIAGPEARGFLFGCPAAVELNCGFVPVRKPGKLPREVVSKSYELEYGTNEIQMHSDSIKPGQNVLIVDDLLATGGTVEAAVSLIEQMGGNVVGIAFLIELEALKGRDLLKGYDVYSVLKY from the coding sequence ATGGATTTAAAGAAATATATTGCCGATATTCCTGACTTTCCTGAACCAGGTGTATTGTTTCGAGATGTGACCCCTTTATTAGCTGATGCAACAGCTTATAAAGAATCTATTCGTTTACTTGTGGATTTTGCTAAAGATAAAAATATTGATGTTATTGCTGGGCCAGAAGCTCGAGGTTTCTTGTTTGGTTGTCCAGCTGCAGTTGAATTGAATTGTGGTTTTGTACCAGTTAGAAAACCGGGGAAACTTCCTCGTGAAGTTGTTTCAAAATCATATGAGTTAGAATATGGAACTAATGAAATTCAAATGCATAGTGATAGTATTAAACCTGGGCAAAATGTCTTGATTGTTGATGATTTATTAGCAACAGGTGGGACAGTTGAGGCAGCTGTCTCTCTAATTGAACAAATGGGTGGAAATGTCGTAGGAATTGCTTTCTTAATTGAGCTAGAAGCTTTAAAGGGAAGAGACCTTTTAAAGGGATATGATGTTTACTCTGTCTTAAAGTATTAA
- a CDS encoding RelA/SpoT family protein, whose translation MEYKGAHDQVTFDDVLESCSTYITHQESIELIKRAYDFIMVMHAGQKRKSGEPYTNHLIWVAYILTTLQTGPTTIAAGLLHDVMEDCDVTHDEMVERFGEEITTLVEGVTKINKMPFKDEADVYAENHRKIYIAMAKDIRVILIKLADRLHNMRTLQYMRPDKQQRIARETLEVYAPIAHRLGINDIRIELEDLCLNYLDPKAYQEISELLEQKRSERKDSVDKMMNSVKELLDRHHIEYRIKGRAKHIYSIYKKMVIKHKRFDELYDLNALRIILKDKMKCYEVLGIIHDHYRPLPGRFKDYIAMPKPNMYQSLHTAVIGENGHIFEIQIRTEEMDELAERGVASHWRYKEGRDYSSKQEQKDIVDKLQWLGDFITLSDEIKDGDAKEYYDSLRRDIFEANVYVMTPQGKIVELPNGATPIDFAYRIHTEVGHHAVGAIVNNVMVPINTKLKTGDVCEIKTNKNSGPSEDWLKFVQTAGARNKIRQYISKKDAETQKEFIEEGKKLLKEEIRKRELDEKKYLDPETYKSYFGSFGANNFDDLMLVIGKKQATAATLIDKILPNHTGFFDNLSKMLKKNNNAIKNQKRTNGSLGISVNGVDGLKVQLSKCCNPIPGDPIVGYVSKGQGIKVHRADCPNLNGAEKGRLIDVYWDYTNITEKRFEVDIEISGLDRPNLLNDIITVLGQVKVNILNINAGIKDMEAQIKLTLSVENAELLQLTIDNLNKIQGIYEIKRVIH comes from the coding sequence ATGGAATATAAAGGAGCGCATGATCAGGTTACGTTTGATGATGTTTTAGAAAGCTGTTCAACATATATTACTCATCAGGAGAGTATTGAACTTATCAAACGTGCATATGATTTTATTATGGTTATGCATGCTGGACAAAAACGTAAAAGTGGAGAACCTTATACGAATCATCTGATATGGGTGGCCTATATTTTGACAACTTTACAAACTGGACCAACGACAATTGCAGCTGGATTGTTGCATGATGTCATGGAAGATTGTGATGTGACACATGATGAAATGGTTGAACGTTTTGGCGAAGAGATTACAACCTTGGTTGAAGGTGTAACAAAAATTAATAAAATGCCATTCAAAGATGAAGCTGATGTTTATGCAGAAAATCATCGAAAAATATATATTGCAATGGCTAAAGATATCCGTGTTATTTTAATCAAATTGGCGGATCGTTTGCATAATATGCGTACATTACAATATATGCGTCCTGACAAACAACAACGTATTGCAAGAGAAACTTTAGAAGTTTATGCTCCTATTGCTCATCGTCTAGGGATTAATGATATTCGTATTGAATTAGAAGATCTTTGTTTGAATTATTTAGATCCTAAAGCTTATCAGGAAATTTCAGAATTGCTTGAACAAAAACGTAGTGAACGTAAAGATTCTGTTGATAAGATGATGAATTCTGTTAAAGAACTTTTAGATCGTCATCATATTGAGTATCGTATCAAAGGACGGGCAAAACATATATATAGTATTTATAAAAAAATGGTTATTAAGCATAAACGTTTTGATGAACTTTACGATTTGAATGCTTTGCGTATTATCTTAAAAGATAAAATGAAATGTTATGAAGTCTTAGGAATTATTCATGATCATTATCGTCCTTTACCAGGGCGTTTTAAAGATTATATTGCAATGCCAAAACCTAATATGTACCAATCACTTCATACAGCAGTGATTGGTGAAAATGGGCATATTTTTGAAATCCAGATTCGAACTGAAGAAATGGATGAATTGGCTGAACGAGGAGTTGCATCACATTGGCGTTACAAAGAAGGACGCGATTATTCATCTAAACAAGAACAAAAAGACATTGTCGATAAACTTCAATGGCTGGGAGATTTTATTACTTTAAGTGATGAGATTAAAGATGGCGATGCGAAGGAATATTATGATTCATTAAGACGTGATATTTTTGAAGCCAATGTTTATGTTATGACACCACAGGGAAAAATTGTAGAACTTCCTAATGGTGCGACACCAATTGATTTTGCTTATCGTATCCATACAGAAGTTGGACATCATGCAGTAGGAGCAATTGTTAATAATGTAATGGTTCCTATCAATACAAAGTTAAAAACAGGTGATGTATGTGAAATTAAAACCAATAAGAATTCAGGCCCAAGCGAAGATTGGCTGAAATTTGTTCAGACAGCTGGTGCTCGAAATAAAATCCGTCAGTATATTTCTAAAAAAGATGCTGAGACACAAAAAGAGTTTATTGAAGAAGGTAAAAAACTACTAAAAGAAGAAATTCGTAAACGTGAATTAGATGAAAAGAAATATCTGGATCCAGAAACTTATAAATCTTATTTCGGTTCATTTGGAGCCAATAATTTTGATGATTTAATGTTAGTGATTGGGAAAAAGCAAGCCACTGCGGCAACCCTTATTGATAAAATTTTACCGAATCATACAGGATTCTTTGATAATTTATCAAAGATGCTTAAAAAGAATAATAATGCGATTAAAAATCAAAAGAGAACAAATGGCAGTCTCGGTATTAGTGTCAATGGTGTAGATGGTTTAAAAGTTCAACTTTCAAAATGCTGTAATCCAATTCCTGGTGATCCTATTGTTGGTTATGTGTCTAAAGGACAAGGGATTAAAGTGCATAGAGCAGATTGTCCTAACTTGAATGGTGCTGAAAAAGGAAGACTTATTGATGTTTATTGGGACTATACCAATATTACTGAAAAACGCTTTGAGGTGGATATTGAAATTAGTGGACTTGATCGTCCTAATTTATTGAATGATATTATAACTGTATTAGGACAAGTCAAAGTAAATATTTTAAATATCAATGCTGGCATTAAGGATATGGAAGCACAAATTAAGTTGACTTTATCAGTTGAAAATGCTGAATTATTACAATTGACAATTGATAACCTTAATAAAATACAAGGAATCTATGAAATCAAAAGAGTTATTCATTAA
- a CDS encoding nucleoside-diphosphate kinase, whose protein sequence is MKQYTYMMLKPDAFQGNQPDAILKMMEDHGLCVESSQVVEVNMDVMKVLLEHYHQVIDDKGAVFNFPARLFHTFYFDGPHWIMPMKVSYTGSEDIIAYSRKLVGKTNPIEAAPGTIRGTFSHDNYDLADQENRLVNNVIHASDSIESAKRELEIWKMYLEK, encoded by the coding sequence ATGAAACAATATACGTATATGATGTTAAAACCAGATGCTTTTCAGGGCAATCAGCCAGATGCAATTTTAAAGATGATGGAAGACCATGGATTATGTGTTGAGTCGTCTCAGGTTGTTGAAGTCAATATGGATGTAATGAAGGTGTTATTAGAACATTATCATCAAGTGATTGATGATAAAGGTGCGGTCTTTAATTTCCCGGCTCGGTTATTTCATACATTTTATTTTGATGGACCACATTGGATTATGCCAATGAAAGTGAGTTATACAGGAAGCGAAGATATTATTGCTTATTCTAGAAAATTGGTTGGAAAAACCAATCCAATTGAAGCAGCACCAGGAACCATACGTGGAACATTTAGTCATGATAATTATGATTTAGCCGATCAGGAAAATAGGCTTGTTAACAATGTTATTCATGCTTCTGACTCAATCGAATCAGCTAAGCGAGAATTAGAGATTTGGAAAATGTATTTAGAAAAATAA